One region of Longimicrobium sp. genomic DNA includes:
- a CDS encoding PF20097 family protein: MPDMICPKCGNPMSTGYLLDVGQAHKPLEWIEGMPEKSFWTGVKLKGRRRFNVVADRCERCGYLELYA, translated from the coding sequence ATGCCCGATATGATCTGCCCCAAGTGCGGCAACCCGATGAGCACCGGGTACCTGCTGGATGTCGGCCAGGCGCACAAGCCCCTGGAATGGATCGAGGGCATGCCGGAGAAGAGCTTCTGGACCGGGGTAAAGCTCAAGGGCCGCCGCCGCTTCAACGTGGTGGCCGACCGCTGCGAGCGCTGCGGCTACCTGGAGCTGTACGCGTAG